From Amycolatopsis sp. YIM 10, the proteins below share one genomic window:
- a CDS encoding RNA polymerase sigma factor, whose translation MTATETHAAIEAVWRIEAARLIAGLARLVRDVGQAEELAQDALVAALERWPESGVPRNPGAWLMTIAKRRAIDQIRRRETLERKIEVLGHEMETDAPNAPEDAVLHGEDIGDDLLRLVFTACHPILTTEARVALTLRMLGGLTSKEIARAFLASEATVQQRIVRAKRTLADAKVPFEVPEESERAERLASVLEVIYLIFNEGYSATAGDDWMRPALCEEALRLGRVLAELTPKEPEVHGLVALMEIQASRARARTGPNGEPVLLLDQDRTRWDQLLIRRGLDALERAESAGGPLGPYGLQAAIVACHARARTAEETDWQRITEIYDELARTSGSPVVELNRAVAHSMAFGPAAGLALVDPLLSESSLKSYHLLPSVRGDFLAKLGRFDEARAEFERAAGMTRNERERTLLTDRAAACARGEAP comes from the coding sequence ATGACGGCTACCGAAACGCACGCCGCGATCGAGGCGGTCTGGCGGATCGAAGCGGCACGGCTGATCGCCGGGCTCGCCAGGCTGGTGCGCGACGTCGGCCAGGCCGAGGAACTGGCCCAGGACGCGCTGGTGGCCGCGCTGGAACGGTGGCCGGAAAGCGGCGTGCCGCGCAATCCCGGCGCCTGGCTGATGACCATCGCCAAACGCCGGGCCATCGACCAGATCCGCCGCCGGGAAACCCTCGAACGCAAGATCGAGGTGCTCGGCCACGAGATGGAGACCGACGCGCCGAACGCGCCCGAGGACGCCGTGCTGCACGGCGAGGACATCGGCGACGACCTGCTGCGCCTGGTGTTCACCGCCTGCCACCCGATCCTGACCACCGAGGCCAGGGTCGCGCTCACGCTGCGCATGCTCGGCGGGCTCACCTCCAAGGAGATCGCCCGCGCCTTCCTGGCCTCGGAAGCCACCGTGCAGCAGCGGATCGTCCGGGCCAAGCGCACCCTCGCCGACGCGAAGGTGCCGTTCGAGGTCCCCGAGGAGTCCGAGCGCGCCGAACGCCTCGCCTCGGTGCTCGAAGTGATCTACCTGATCTTCAACGAGGGCTACTCGGCCACCGCGGGCGACGACTGGATGCGCCCCGCCCTGTGCGAGGAAGCGCTGCGGCTCGGCCGGGTGCTGGCCGAGCTGACCCCGAAGGAACCCGAGGTGCACGGCCTGGTCGCGCTGATGGAGATCCAGGCCTCGCGCGCCCGGGCGCGCACCGGCCCCAACGGCGAACCGGTGCTGCTGCTCGACCAGGACCGCACCCGCTGGGACCAGCTGCTCATCCGGCGCGGGCTCGACGCGCTGGAGCGGGCCGAATCCGCCGGCGGCCCGCTCGGACCGTACGGGCTGCAGGCCGCGATCGTTGCCTGCCACGCCCGCGCCCGCACCGCCGAGGAAACCGACTGGCAGCGGATCACCGAGATCTACGACGAACTCGCCCGCACCTCGGGCTCGCCGGTGGTGGAACTCAACCGGGCGGTGGCGCACTCGATGGCCTTCGGCCCGGCCGCCGGACTCGCACTGGTCGACCCGCTGCTGTCGGAGTCCTCGCTGAAGAGCTACCACCTGCTGCCCTCGGTCCGCGGTGACTTCCTGGCCAAGCTCGGCCGCTTCGACGAAGCCCGCGCCGAGTTCGAACGCGCCGCGGGCATGACCAGGAACGAACGCGAACGCACCCTGCTCACCGACCGCGCCGCCGCCTGCGCCAGGGGAGAAGCGCCTTAG
- a CDS encoding excinuclease ABC subunit UvrA yields the protein MQQPDHIRITGARENNLKNVSLSIPKRQITVFTGVSGSGKSSMVFDTIAAEAQRQLNETFTAFARNFLPSYGQPDLDAIENISAAIIIDQKRLGGNSRSTVGTITDINPLLRLLFSRAGQPHAGYSNAFSFNDPQGMCPECEGLGRAVQLDLDKFLDRSKSLNEGAVQHPDFAVGGWVLGTYTGSGFFDNDKPLADYDEAEWQQLLHGEGKLVMQWQGGSMNAKYEGLVDRFTRLYIKKDGMSDRNREIFLRFVTSRVCPVCEGTRLARAALDCRIEGYNIADFTAMEAGELVTLLGKLEVPTAKTVLDSLIDRIGNLVAIGLGYLSLDRETTTLSGGESQRIKMVRHLSSSLTEMMYIFDEPSVGLHARDVHRLKELLVKLRDKGNTVLVVEHDPDVIAIADHVVDMGPHAGSRGGEVVFEGSVSELAGADTLTGRFLRNRLPLKTEPRQPSGWYTVAGANSHNLKDVTVKFPAGVLTVVTGVAGSGKSSLVNDAFLAEHPGAIVIDQAAVGTSRRSNTATYTGLLDGIRKLFAKANGVSPSLFSANSKGACENCQGLGVIYTDLAFMDGLKSVCEICDGRRFSEDVLEHKLRGRSISDVLEMTAAEAVEFFTEKKLREVLRAVNDVGLDYLKLGQPLSTLSGGECQRIKLATELHKAGSIYVMDEPTTGLHMSDVGHLLEIMERLVAQGNTVIVIEHNLDVIRNADWIIDLGPEGGSGGGTVLFEGPPAALLEATGSYTADFLRQDLSPM from the coding sequence ATGCAGCAGCCCGACCACATCCGGATCACCGGGGCCAGGGAGAACAACCTCAAGAACGTCTCGCTGAGCATTCCGAAGCGGCAGATCACCGTGTTCACCGGCGTGTCCGGCTCCGGCAAGTCCTCGATGGTGTTCGACACCATCGCCGCCGAGGCCCAGCGCCAGCTCAACGAGACCTTCACCGCGTTCGCGCGGAACTTCCTGCCCAGCTACGGCCAGCCCGACCTCGACGCGATCGAGAACATCTCGGCCGCGATCATCATCGACCAGAAGCGGCTCGGCGGGAACTCCCGCTCCACCGTGGGCACCATCACCGACATCAACCCGTTGCTGCGCCTGCTGTTCTCCCGAGCCGGGCAGCCGCACGCCGGGTACTCCAACGCCTTCTCCTTCAACGACCCGCAGGGCATGTGCCCGGAGTGCGAAGGCCTCGGCCGGGCGGTGCAGCTGGACCTGGACAAGTTCCTCGACCGGTCGAAGTCGCTGAACGAGGGCGCGGTCCAGCACCCGGACTTCGCCGTCGGCGGCTGGGTGCTGGGCACCTACACCGGCTCCGGCTTCTTCGACAACGACAAACCGCTGGCCGACTACGACGAAGCCGAGTGGCAGCAGCTGCTGCACGGCGAGGGCAAGCTCGTCATGCAGTGGCAGGGCGGCTCGATGAACGCCAAGTACGAGGGCCTGGTGGACCGGTTCACCCGGCTCTACATCAAGAAGGACGGCATGTCCGACCGCAACCGCGAGATCTTCCTGCGGTTCGTCACCTCGCGGGTGTGCCCGGTGTGCGAGGGCACCCGGCTCGCCCGCGCCGCGCTCGACTGCCGGATCGAGGGCTACAACATCGCCGACTTCACCGCCATGGAAGCCGGTGAACTGGTCACCCTGCTGGGCAAGCTGGAGGTGCCGACGGCGAAAACGGTGCTGGACAGCCTGATCGACCGGATCGGGAACCTGGTCGCCATCGGCCTCGGCTACCTCAGCCTGGACCGCGAGACCACCACGCTGTCCGGCGGCGAGTCGCAGCGCATCAAGATGGTCCGGCACCTTTCGAGCAGCCTGACCGAAATGATGTACATCTTCGACGAGCCCAGCGTCGGGCTGCACGCGCGTGACGTGCACCGGCTCAAGGAACTGCTGGTCAAACTGCGGGACAAGGGGAACACGGTGCTCGTGGTGGAGCACGACCCCGACGTGATCGCGATCGCCGACCACGTGGTGGACATGGGCCCGCACGCCGGTTCCCGCGGCGGTGAGGTGGTGTTCGAGGGCAGCGTCTCCGAGCTGGCCGGGGCCGACACGTTGACCGGGCGGTTCCTGCGCAACCGGCTGCCGCTCAAGACCGAGCCGCGGCAGCCCTCGGGCTGGTACACCGTGGCCGGGGCGAACAGCCACAACCTCAAGGACGTCACGGTGAAGTTCCCCGCCGGGGTGCTCACCGTGGTCACCGGGGTGGCCGGTTCGGGCAAGAGCTCACTGGTCAACGACGCGTTCCTGGCCGAGCACCCCGGCGCGATCGTGATCGACCAGGCCGCGGTCGGCACCTCGCGGCGGTCCAACACCGCCACCTACACCGGGCTGCTCGACGGGATCCGCAAGCTGTTCGCCAAGGCCAACGGCGTCAGCCCGTCCCTGTTCAGCGCGAACTCGAAGGGCGCCTGCGAGAACTGCCAGGGACTCGGGGTGATCTACACCGACCTGGCGTTCATGGACGGGCTCAAGTCGGTGTGCGAGATCTGCGACGGGCGGCGGTTCTCCGAGGACGTGCTCGAGCACAAGCTGCGCGGCCGGTCGATCAGCGACGTGCTGGAGATGACCGCGGCCGAGGCGGTCGAGTTCTTCACCGAGAAGAAGCTGCGCGAGGTGCTGCGCGCGGTCAACGACGTCGGGCTCGACTACCTGAAGCTGGGGCAGCCGCTGAGCACGCTGTCCGGCGGCGAGTGCCAGCGCATCAAGCTCGCCACCGAACTGCACAAGGCCGGCTCGATCTACGTGATGGACGAGCCGACCACCGGGCTGCACATGTCCGACGTCGGGCACCTGCTCGAGATCATGGAACGCCTGGTCGCCCAGGGGAACACGGTGATCGTGATCGAGCACAACCTGGACGTGATCCGCAACGCCGACTGGATCATCGACCTCGGTCCCGAAGGCGGCAGCGGGGGCGGGACCGTGTTGTTCGAAGGCCCACCGGCGGCCCTGCTCGAAGCCACCGGCTCCTACACCGCCGACTTCCTGCGTCAGGATCTCTCGCCGATGTAG
- a CDS encoding aldo/keto reductase has translation MSTMRYRLLGRSGVRVSELCLGTMMFGYPGLGVATAGEAAGALKRFADAGGNFLDTANQYAGGESERVVGELIRPDRDRWVLGTKYGLSSDPADPNAGGTHRKNLRRAVEASLRRLGTDYLDLYWVHIWDSYTPIEEVVTALDDLVRSGKVLYLGISDTPAWLVARAVTIAEERGLTPFSAIQVPYSLVERTVERELLPMAKALDLAVTGWAPLGGGLLTGRYGSDRERPAEGRRSGGEIDERELAIADTVNAIAEARGASASQVALAWLRAQQHRALTIPIVGIRNEDQLADNLRLIDLEPEELRRLDEATALSPEFPHGFDGERYAHGDAVVDYHRA, from the coding sequence ATGAGCACCATGCGATACCGCCTGCTCGGCCGCAGCGGCGTACGAGTCTCCGAGTTGTGCCTGGGCACGATGATGTTCGGCTATCCCGGCCTGGGCGTGGCGACCGCCGGGGAGGCAGCGGGCGCGCTCAAACGCTTCGCCGACGCGGGCGGCAACTTCCTCGACACGGCGAACCAGTACGCCGGTGGCGAGAGCGAACGCGTGGTCGGCGAGCTGATCCGGCCCGATCGCGACCGCTGGGTCCTGGGCACCAAGTACGGGCTGAGCAGCGATCCGGCCGATCCCAACGCCGGTGGCACGCACCGCAAGAACCTGCGGCGCGCGGTCGAAGCGAGCCTCCGACGACTGGGTACCGACTACCTCGACCTGTACTGGGTGCACATCTGGGACAGCTACACCCCGATCGAGGAGGTGGTGACGGCGCTCGACGACCTGGTGCGCTCGGGCAAGGTGCTCTACCTGGGGATTTCCGATACGCCCGCGTGGCTGGTCGCCCGGGCGGTGACGATCGCCGAGGAGCGCGGGCTGACCCCGTTCTCGGCCATCCAGGTGCCCTACAGCCTCGTCGAGCGCACGGTCGAGCGGGAGCTGCTGCCGATGGCGAAGGCGCTGGACCTGGCGGTGACCGGCTGGGCGCCGCTCGGCGGCGGGCTGCTGACCGGCCGCTACGGCTCGGACCGCGAACGCCCGGCCGAGGGCCGCCGCTCCGGGGGCGAGATCGATGAACGCGAGCTGGCCATCGCCGACACGGTCAACGCCATCGCCGAAGCGCGCGGGGCGAGCGCGAGCCAGGTGGCGCTCGCGTGGCTTCGCGCGCAGCAGCACCGCGCGCTGACCATCCCGATCGTCGGCATCCGCAACGAGGACCAGCTCGCCGACAACCTGCGGCTGATCGACCTGGAGCCCGAAGAACTACGACGCCTGGACGAGGCGACGGCCCTGTCCCCCGAATTCCCACACGGCTTCGACGGCGAGCGCTACGCCCACGGCGACGCCGTCGTCGACTACCACCGTGCCTAA
- a CDS encoding DUF1772 domain-containing protein, whose translation MPDALISGLTLAAAVGAGLNGGLFFVFSTFMMGVLGALPPAQGITAMQGVNRRILNPLFGLVFGGTTVICLFLVVVTPFSGQPGGGWRLGGALLLVLGMFAVTMVFNVPLNNALDAADADSAEGASFWRDRFLTRWTAWNHLRTFACTGAAVTLTIAYGASA comes from the coding sequence ATGCCTGACGCCCTGATCTCCGGACTCACCCTGGCCGCCGCCGTCGGCGCGGGCCTCAACGGCGGCCTGTTCTTCGTCTTCTCCACCTTCATGATGGGCGTGCTCGGCGCCCTGCCACCCGCCCAGGGCATCACCGCGATGCAGGGGGTCAACCGGCGGATCCTCAACCCGCTGTTCGGCCTGGTTTTCGGTGGTACCACGGTGATCTGCCTGTTCCTGGTGGTGGTCACGCCGTTCTCCGGTCAGCCGGGCGGCGGCTGGCGCCTCGGCGGCGCGCTGCTGCTGGTGCTCGGCATGTTCGCCGTCACCATGGTGTTCAACGTGCCGCTGAACAACGCGCTCGACGCGGCCGACGCCGACAGCGCCGAGGGCGCGAGCTTCTGGCGGGATCGCTTCCTGACCCGCTGGACCGCGTGGAATCACCTGCGCACCTTCGCCTGCACCGGGGCCGCCGTCACGCTGACCATCGCCTACGGGGCCAGTGCCTGA
- a CDS encoding YafY family protein: MTDAKPATARLLSLLSLLQTPREWPGSELAGRLGVSPRTIRRDIDRLRDLGYPVEATMGADGGYRLVAGAAIPPLLLDDEEAVAIALGLRTAAGNAITGIEEASVRALTKLEQVLPSRLRYRVGALSGATVPALTPGTQTVDPAVLTVIAAAVTNRERLRFSYLTNEGADGKRHTEPHRLVSAGRRWYLVAFDLDRDDWRIYRADRIRDPLATGARAQPRELPAEDAATYLTSKMYSLVPTYQAEATLHLPIEQARTRLGDAGDHLEAIDEHSCRLHGYGDTLEWLASRLVMLGCEFEVHGPPELIAHLREISARVTRGVGCDGEAGSAVISP; this comes from the coding sequence ATGACCGACGCGAAGCCTGCCACCGCTCGGCTGCTCAGCCTGCTCTCCCTGCTGCAGACCCCGCGCGAATGGCCGGGCAGTGAACTGGCCGGGCGCCTCGGCGTCAGTCCGCGCACCATCCGCCGCGACATCGACCGGCTGCGCGACCTCGGCTACCCGGTCGAAGCCACCATGGGCGCCGACGGCGGTTACCGGCTCGTCGCCGGCGCCGCCATCCCGCCGCTGCTGCTCGACGACGAGGAAGCCGTCGCCATCGCACTGGGCCTGCGCACCGCGGCGGGCAACGCGATCACCGGCATCGAAGAAGCCTCCGTGCGCGCACTGACCAAACTCGAACAGGTGCTGCCCTCGCGGCTGCGCTACCGCGTCGGCGCGCTCAGCGGCGCGACCGTGCCCGCGCTGACCCCGGGCACCCAGACCGTCGACCCGGCGGTCCTGACCGTCATCGCCGCCGCCGTCACCAACCGCGAACGGCTGCGCTTTTCCTACCTCACCAACGAAGGCGCCGACGGCAAGCGCCACACCGAACCGCACCGGCTGGTCTCCGCCGGGCGCCGCTGGTACCTGGTCGCCTTCGACCTCGACCGCGACGACTGGCGCATCTACCGCGCCGACCGCATCCGTGACCCGCTCGCCACCGGCGCCCGCGCCCAGCCCCGCGAACTGCCCGCCGAGGACGCGGCCACCTACCTGACCAGCAAGATGTACTCGCTCGTGCCGACCTACCAGGCCGAAGCGACCCTGCACCTGCCCATCGAGCAGGCCCGCACCCGCCTCGGCGACGCCGGCGACCACCTCGAAGCCATCGACGAGCACAGCTGCCGCCTCCACGGCTACGGCGACACCCTGGAATGGCTGGCTTCCCGGCTGGTCATGCTCGGCTGCGAGTTCGAAGTGCACGGCCCGCCCGAGCTGATCGCGCACCTGCGGGAGATCTCGGCCAGGGTCACCCGCGGGGTCGGTTGCGACGGCGAAGCGGGCAGTGCTGTGATTTCCCCATGA
- a CDS encoding alpha/beta fold hydrolase yields MAEHIELNGTRTWYEARGEGEPVVLLHGGFSDSREFTGNLDALNEHFRVFRFDRRGHGRTADAPGPITHQRMTGDTIAFLEQVVRGPARLVGYSDGGFVALLVALHRPDLVRELVLISSAFAADGFMVQPDPDGEMPQEVIDNYGEVSPDGAEHFPVVFRKLTDPASPDPSRTAEELSGVECRTLVVAADDDLVHAEHTLALYRGLREAQLAVVPGASHAILVDQPELTTAVVTRFLTAAPRPTLIPIRRAQALAP; encoded by the coding sequence ATGGCTGAGCACATCGAGCTGAACGGCACGCGCACCTGGTACGAGGCGCGCGGCGAGGGGGAACCGGTGGTGCTGCTGCACGGCGGCTTCAGCGATTCGCGGGAGTTCACCGGCAACCTGGACGCGCTCAACGAGCACTTCCGGGTGTTCCGGTTCGACCGCCGCGGCCACGGGCGCACCGCCGACGCGCCGGGGCCGATCACGCACCAGCGGATGACCGGGGACACCATCGCCTTCCTGGAGCAGGTGGTGCGTGGCCCGGCCCGGCTGGTCGGCTACAGCGACGGCGGCTTCGTCGCGCTGCTGGTCGCGCTGCACCGGCCCGATCTGGTGCGGGAGCTGGTGCTGATCAGCTCCGCCTTCGCCGCCGACGGGTTCATGGTGCAACCCGATCCCGACGGGGAGATGCCGCAGGAGGTGATCGACAACTACGGCGAGGTCTCCCCGGACGGGGCAGAGCACTTCCCCGTGGTGTTCCGGAAACTGACCGACCCGGCCAGTCCGGACCCCTCGCGCACCGCCGAGGAGCTGAGCGGGGTCGAATGCCGGACGCTGGTCGTCGCCGCGGACGACGACCTGGTCCATGCCGAGCACACCCTCGCCCTGTACCGGGGCCTGCGCGAGGCCCAGCTGGCGGTGGTGCCCGGCGCGTCCCACGCGATCCTGGTGGACCAGCCCGAGCTGACCACCGCGGTCGTCACCAGGTTCCTGACCGCGGCGCCCCGGCCCACGCTGATCCCGATCCGCCGTGCTCAGGCACTGGCCCCGTAG
- a CDS encoding PadR family transcriptional regulator, translating to MAATTRLLVLGALRRTGPVHGYDLRRELLAWGAAEWANVAPGSIYNALKSLEKEELLEVVGTDRQGARPERTTYRLTDAGEAEFQRLLRENLWDTRVPNHPLLVGLAFFPDLPSGELAAAMRRRAEELRARAESTRAGVRSILAGGPIPRHVAESYRFEAAQLEGEATWAAEFADRLENGEY from the coding sequence ATGGCGGCGACCACGCGGCTGCTGGTGCTCGGCGCGCTCCGCCGGACCGGCCCGGTGCACGGCTACGACCTGCGCCGCGAACTGCTGGCCTGGGGCGCGGCCGAGTGGGCCAACGTGGCGCCGGGGTCGATCTACAACGCGCTGAAGTCGCTCGAGAAGGAGGAACTGCTCGAGGTCGTCGGCACCGACCGGCAGGGCGCGCGCCCCGAGCGCACGACCTACCGGCTCACCGATGCCGGTGAAGCGGAGTTCCAGCGGCTGCTGCGCGAGAACCTGTGGGACACCCGTGTGCCGAACCACCCGCTGCTGGTCGGCCTGGCGTTCTTCCCCGACCTGCCGTCCGGCGAACTGGCGGCGGCGATGCGTCGGCGGGCCGAGGAGTTGCGGGCACGGGCCGAATCGACCCGCGCCGGGGTCCGCTCGATCCTGGCCGGCGGGCCCATCCCCCGCCACGTCGCCGAGAGTTATCGGTTCGAGGCTGCCCAGCTGGAAGGCGAAGCGACCTGGGCGGCCGAGTTCGCCGACCGGCTGGAGAACGGCGAGTACTGA